GGGGTAGTATTTTCATACTATACGTATGTGATGTCATAGATATTAACATACTCTCCTTCCGTTTCAAAATAAGTGAACCACGACACTTACTTTGGACCGGCAAGAGTATTTTTCTGTAGACGAAGGGCAATATATTAATGTCAAGATGGTATAAACACTCACCCCACTTCTGCAATGACACAATGCAATGAGAACTAATGGAGACATTAGTAGTAGTGGCTTATTTTTCTAATTGAAACGTCAAGTACCTGATGATGTATGGACAACCGCAATTATTATTTCAGCAAGTCTCAACACTGAAACCTTATATATATAGAGCAGATGAAACAATGTCCAATGTGCTACATCTGCGCAGTATTATAATCGTGAAGTTACGGCAGACAATAATTGCTAGACATGTTAACTGCCTTGTTTTTTAAGTGTAACGTATGCAATTACTTGAAGCTGATATTTCTGTCATCTTTCCCAGTGTCATTGATGTTTCCTGTTCTTGTGCTGCTTCTCCTGTCATATGTACTGCAACCAGCATTGAGTTCATCTGTTCAGGCACTAGAGCGGTTGTTCCAGCATACAACTGACAGGGATACCTTGCTGGCCTTCAAGTCAAGCCTAAGCAACCAACAGGATGTCCTAGCTGCATGGAACACTACTAGTGACTTCTGCCGGTGGCCAGGTGTCGTTTGTGGCGCTAAGCACAAAGACAGGGTCACGGTGCTTAACCTCTCTTCGGAGGGACTTGTTGGCCCGATAATACCTTCCATTGGGAATCTCACCTTCTTGAAAATTCTGGACCTCAGCTTGAACCATTTGCGTGGTGAAATACCTTCACAAATTGGTCGTCTATCTCGGTTACGATATCTTGACTTGTCCAACAACTCGCTTCATGGTGACATGAACGCTGGGTTGAAGAACTGCACCAGCCTTCAAAGCATCAATCTTGGGTCAAACTTGCTCACCGGAGAAATCCCTTCATGGCTCGGAGGCTTGTCAAGTCTCCGGACCATAATCTTGCAGAAGAGTAACTTCACAGGGATTATTCCGCCATCACTTGCCAACCTCTcagcactacaaaaaatacatTTAAGATCAAACCAACTTGAGAGCTCCATACCCGAGGGCCTTGGCAGGCTCGGTAAACTCTTTTACATTGACCTAGGAGAAAACCACCTGTCCGGCACTATTCCTACAACTTTCTACAATCTTTCTTCTCTGACCCGCTTTAGGGTGACAAATAATGAGTTGCATGGCACCCTGCCATCTAACTTAGGGGATCACCTCCCAAATCTCGAGTACCTACTGCTTGGCATCAACAACTTTACAGGAAGCCTTCCAGCTTCTCTTGTCAATGCAACTAACATATACTCCCTAGACATCTCATTTAACAACTTCACCGGAATAGTGCCTCCTGATATTGGCAAGCTTTGTCCAGACTTCCTATCTCTAGAAACAAATCAGCTCATGGCAGCCACAGCTCATGATTGGAAGTTCGTTACGTTTTTGGCAAACTGCACACGTCTACGCTTGTTCGACCTCCAGTATAACAAGTTAGGTGGCGTACTGCCAATCTCTGTTACCAACCTATCATCACAACTCCAAATTCTATGTGTTAACCACAATGAGATTTCCGGAAAGATACCATCTGGGTTAAGCAATCTTGGTGGGCTAAATTATTTGCAATTATCTCACAACAGATTCACTGGTATCTTGCCTGATAGCATCGGACATCTAAGTTCGCTACAAGCCTTGGCCTTTAATGGAAACCGGTTGACAGGATTCATTCCCTCCTCCCTTGGGAACTTGACGAAGCTATTAGAACTTTACTCTGGTGAAAACAAGTTTGAGGGACCACTTCCAACAAGCCTAGGGAGACTGCGGGAGCTAACAATAGCAACCTTTGACAACAATAAGTTCACAGGTCCATTGCCTAAAGAGATCTTCAACTTGTCATCCTTGTCATATGCTCTAGATTTGTCAAATAATAATTTTGTTGGACCTCTTCCACCAGAAGTTGGCTTCCTCACCAAGGTTGCTTACATATACATCCACTGGAACAACTTGCAAGGGCCGCTACCTAATACACTCAGCAATTGTCAAAGCTTGATAGGTCTTCGGTTGCACCATAACTCCTTCAATGGTAGCATTCCTGCAGCTATCAGCAAAATGCGAGGcttgatattgctttctttagCAGAAAACACACTCTCAGGTGTGATTCCTCAGGAGCTGGGGCTCATGGGTGGCATTGAAGCAATGTATCTTGCATTCAACAAATTGTCTGGTCAGATCCCGGAGGATATGGAGAACATGACATCAATTTACCATTTAGACCTGTCCTTCAACCATCTGGTTGGCAAGGTTCCATTGCAAGGTGTGTTCAGTAATGTGACTGGGTTTCTATTTTATGGGAATTCGGGGCTCTGCGGTGGCATCTCAGAATTACGTTTGCCCGCATGCCCACCAGAATCCACGGAACACAGCTTAAGGATACACCATGTCCTTCTAGCAATAGTTATTCCGGTAGTTGTTGGCATCATTATATGTTGTAGTTTGGCACTTGTATTCTTCA
Above is a genomic segment from Triticum urartu cultivar G1812 unplaced genomic scaffold, Tu2.1 TuUngrouped_contig_3354, whole genome shotgun sequence containing:
- the LOC125527244 gene encoding probable LRR receptor-like serine/threonine-protein kinase At3g47570; its protein translation is MLTALFFKCNVCNYLKLIFLSSFPVSLMFPVLVLLLLSYVLQPALSSSVQALERLFQHTTDRDTLLAFKSSLSNQQDVLAAWNTTSDFCRWPGVVCGAKHKDRVTVLNLSSEGLVGPIIPSIGNLTFLKILDLSLNHLRGEIPSQIGRLSRLRYLDLSNNSLHGDMNAGLKNCTSLQSINLGSNLLTGEIPSWLGGLSSLRTIILQKSNFTGIIPPSLANLSALQKIHLRSNQLESSIPEGLGRLGKLFYIDLGENHLSGTIPTTFYNLSSLTRFRVTNNELHGTLPSNLGDHLPNLEYLLLGINNFTGSLPASLVNATNIYSLDISFNNFTGIVPPDIGKLCPDFLSLETNQLMAATAHDWKFVTFLANCTRLRLFDLQYNKLGGVLPISVTNLSSQLQILCVNHNEISGKIPSGLSNLGGLNYLQLSHNRFTGILPDSIGHLSSLQALAFNGNRLTGFIPSSLGNLTKLLELYSGENKFEGPLPTSLGRLRELTIATFDNNKFTGPLPKEIFNLSSLSYALDLSNNNFVGPLPPEVGFLTKVAYIYIHWNNLQGPLPNTLSNCQSLIGLRLHHNSFNGSIPAAISKMRGLILLSLAENTLSGVIPQELGLMGGIEAMYLAFNKLSGQIPEDMENMTSIYHLDLSFNHLVGKVPLQGVFSNVTGFLFYGNSGLCGGISELRLPACPPESTEHSLRIHHVLLAIVIPVVVGIIICCSLALVFFTIRRKQRAQSTSMRGFILVDGNYPRVSYAELLQATSCFAADNLIGKGRYGSVYKCELLLKNMMTTVAVKVFELQQSGSSKSFLAECEALSNIRHQNLISVITCCSSSDSNQNDFKAIVFEFMPNGSLDRWLHQDVHATQQLQGLTLMQRLNIVVDVADALDYLHNCEPPIVHCDLKPSNILLDSDLLARIGDFGLAKILLDPAAEQQINSKSSVGIRGTIGYLAPEYGEGGQVSTSGDVYSFGSVILELFTGMAPTHNMFKDGLTLQKYAKNAFPDMLMKIVDPALLSFEEVYVRSLQGGSYKMEDVSNTMFSIMEVAVSCCKQASAERMCMRDAAARMHKIRDNHVERRQSEHVIITA